The Pieris brassicae chromosome 7, ilPieBrab1.1, whole genome shotgun sequence genome includes the window ATCTTGTTATATTGAACTTACATATACAACGAAAATATCTGATTTTGTTAGGTAAACTCATCTAATACGTATTTGCCATTAGCACGAATTATACAAAAGATATAGTTTACGTATTATATTAGGGTGGAgaaaaagtcttttcgcattatagtatctatgaacttgtaataaaatctctttgtctatactatttgtatctgctggttttggtatcgttaaaagtttaaattttaaagaagataaattcaaattaggaaaatgtgtgatAATTTGTACTGTCGAGATAAGTGaatctaatgaagaaattcgataaattttaaaattatactacaAAAAAGGTCAAAATGCAACGCAAGCCGCGAAAAAAATTTGCAGTGTCTGTGAGAGGTGcataaatttggtttaagcgttttcAATCCGGAAATTTTGATGGCAAAGTTGGAAGTCGCTCTGGTCGCCCTATAACGGATAAAATGGATACCACTTTTGAAAAAGTGATCAAGATATGCAGTAGTTACGACGTAGCTGAAGAACTGAGAATTGAccacaaaacagttttggcgcttttaaaataaatctggGTACACAAAAAAGATCTATatttgggtacctcacgagctCACTGAAAGAAACCTAATAAACCATGTACTCATTTGTGATTCTTTATTACGACGTAATGAAACCGAACCATTTTAGATCAGGCTTCATAGACTGTGGCGAAACCCGGGTTAACTCGCAACAAGGTGgtgctgtgtgtgtggtgggaTATGAAGggcattattaattatgagcTGTTACCACCAGGCAGGAACATCGATTCCGAACTCTACTgttaacaaatgaaattaaagcaagaagttgAGAGAAAGCGGCCGGAATTAATCAACAGAGAGGTGGGgtttttcatcatgataacGCTAGACCTTACACATCTTTAGCCACAcagcaaaaattaagagagcttGGCTGGGAGGAGTTAATGTATATGCCATATAGTCCTGACCTTGCATTTCCACCTGTTTTGGTCTCTTCAGAACTCCTTAGGCAGTGTCAGGTTAACATTACGAGAGGAAtgccaaaaccaattgtcgCGGTATAATGGGATCAATTTTTACCCAACCTATTATGATAGAAATAATAACACTATACCTCATTGGAATGAAACCCATTTACTGAAATATGTTACTGTAAAtaagtacatttataaatactaatacGTGATGTGACAAAATGCAATTAATACAAGCTACAAGACGGCAGTCAGCTGTTTTCTTGCAAAAATTAGGCCTCGTCTCCATCAATCCAGGAATAATCTACAACcacatttatagaaaatctctagaattatataattcaCATAAATTTAACGCTGTGACTGAGCTTAATTAGTTTTGCTTTtgcaaaaatatactttattcaaTCAAACGCGTTATGTTTGAATTTTTCACTGTACCGACGCAGTGTAAAGCATAGCACGGGTTGACGTTTGTAacattgttttgtaattatgtATACCATAGATTATTAAAACGCGATATCAATAATGTTGTTGGTAGAAGTTTTACTAAAAGGGAAGTTGTGtttacataacaataattgCCTTAATTCATTATCCCCGATTCGAGTAAATAGCATcgaatataaatcttaaataattaactatacattCAATGCCCTGACTGCTGTcgtagatttattaaaaagtatattcaggtttcaaatttatatttacctaCTTGTAATAGAAGCATTTATCTAGCATAAGGTGAGACAACGAATTATGTAATGTTATGTCTTTTGCGCGGTACAACAATCAAGGTTAGATTTTTGAAAGGCACTAGTATGTACAATTTGCAAAAATACCGCGTATCCAAATTTAACAactgccatctattgattggTATTATAACTAACTAATTGGTCGAACACTGCCATATATTGATCGGCATATTAACTAATTGACTGAACCCTGACATCTATTGATCGCCATATTAACTATTTGGCCGAACACTGCCATCTATTGATCGACATGATAACTTACTAATTGGCTGAACACTGCCATCTATTGATCAGTATCATAACCAACTAAATGACTAAACACTGTCCTTCAAAAACCTTGACACTGAGATCAATAATCATCTTGAAAGTAACAccttttaaccggattgaagctatgtatcattattaatacacacatacattttccgacgtttcgcgtgctttacagcgtgcgttaCGTTACAGTcgccgtgaccacgcacactgtaacgcgaaacgtcggcaaatttaaaattatgtaaataattataagtttataataataatacatagcttcaatccggttaaagggtgctttctttcaatgtgtaaaagctatgttaagaaaagacaataataatcaTGTGATCAATATTACATATCTAtcattatctaaaatatattaatctttTGCGTTAGTGCCCTTGGATCgtaacaaatacaaaagaaacagtattgcaatttaaatgcatatttattaatcaatataattaaacttataaaacttattgttaaaactatataaatgaaatattacattatatttatttaatatggtatttcaaaaattaaattttacatctGACACTAGATCTCAATTGATCTAACCCAATAGCTACGGCGTCCATTGCAGTACCCGGAGCGCACATAACGCCATAGCCCCCATGACCATAGCAGTGAACTACTTTCAATCTATTAACCATCTCTGATTCCACCCTCACAGGTACTCTATGAGGCCTCAATCCCACCCTTTGCCCTACAATCTCCACATCCTTTAACACTGGCAATAAATCAACACATCTCTCCATTATAGCTGCAGCATCATGCTTACAAACTTGGGTGTTATAGCTATCATATTGTCTCACACCTCCAAGGGTTGCTATACCATCCTGTCCTGGAATTATATACGCATCGTAATCGCCGTAAAAAGCGGTCTTCAACCATGGAGCTTTTACCTTAAAGACTTGCCCACGAATTGGAACTAAATCGTAATCATTGCATAAATATTTCGCTCCCATTCCCGTGCAATTGAATACTAAATCATACTTAGGTAGTGATGAAAAGCTTTCTACCTTCCTTGTAATGATTTTACCGCCTTTAGCCTCAAATGATTTCTGGATCCAAGGTAAGTAGCGATCGCAACCAGTTTTAACAGTTGTGAAATAGGATCCATACCTCCATCCTTCGCTTACGATCTTCAGCTCGTCCTTATCGACTGCCCGGTAAATTGGAACTATGTCCTCAATCAATCTATTTCTTGTAACGTGATAGTTTTCTTTGGAGAATATATAGCTACCCACGGATATTACACCAGCTTCTTCAGCCTCCCGTGTTTTGAGTATGTCCTGCCAGAAGTACCAAGACTTATCGATCCAACGTTTCGTGATCTCTTGCGTGGGGCCCCGAAAGCTAAGGCCTGGTCGGAAGATCCCTGCAGCAATGTCACTGACTGTCTTCTCTCGAAATTCGTccgaaataattgtaatatcgGCATTTCTAAGATCATCTTGTAATATTTTGGAAACGGTCAAACCGACAACTCCAGCGCCGAGGATGGCAATTTTTGGTGCGTTTTTGTCCATTTTCTTTAAtctgaaaaatacaaaatatgtactaagggtattacttttacaagtgaaataaataaacttcattAAGAGTTTCGGACGGACGGAGTTAAATTATCTTTTCTCCCCTATTGCAAAGTCCGTGTACAATAcaacaacattttaattataaccttAGTATGGGAATGCTTTAAATAGATGGTCAAATACatcatgtaataattattctgtttcattttatatacaatatgaaaattgtttttattatttatgcttATCGTAAGAACACGAGATaacaattaacttaaatatccAGTCAAATTACCCAGTTCTCTTGTAATAAGATTACAACAAGAATTCCTGATATTAAGTTTTCATTGCCAATTTATTATAAGGAATAATATCGGTAGgaattaatatcaaaaactACTTAAAGAGTTTCGCTCCAAAACTACTAAAACAGTCTACTATTAGTTACAGATATACTAAGCTTTTCTAAGTGAGATTTTATTCTGGAAAAATTTGACGTCTCGAAAAAGTTATTTCATTGAATTATACTCAAGCAATCGCCAGCAAATGTACAATGACATAACGAAGTTTTCCTAGACAGGGCCGTAACTCTATgctgaaattaaaatgttggATTAAGTCAGCATTTTTAATAGGTAGAAGTATCACACCTAATACGAAAAAGGTTTTACGTGATTTTACGTGATACAAATCACAGGCACCGGTTGTTTAGTAAACAATATTCCGAAATAGGTATGTAAGCTAACGAAATCaatctaataattatataatgtaaagtGGGTGTGTCGTACTAATAACGTAATTAATGATAACAGAACCATCAAcgcacaatttttaaataacggagatctttaaaaattacgaTACCTCATTTTTAAGTATAGGTCCAAATGTCAAGGTTAACTATATCATTATCAAGTGTGGACAAACAAACGACGTAAaaccttatatttaatttaaattcctaTTAACAGATTCACGACCACCCCGGAAAAACTACAACCAGCTTTCATCTAACGAGAAACTCGATAACAAACAAAGTGAAGATATTCATATCAAGGAAGCTGAGATAGATTCAGATGCAAGTAGTACTGACCTGGATGAGCGAGACACCCGTGGAGTCTGCCCGCCCTGTGCACACGACCGATACAACAATAATATACGACAAACGCACGATGACTTCAGTGACGACACAGACTATGGTATGTGAAAGATTTCgtcaataacaataatagtaaacAAGACAATTtgatttaacaaaatactacAGTCTAGACTGACATTGTGAGTAATAATTATTGGCCACTGTCACTTTAACAGAAAAGTCAATTGTCAGTTGATGGCTGATTCATTCGTCAACTCTTCGTATTTCGCGTATTGTTTGatacaaaaattcataaataatcgCAAATATCCGGAATTATTTgtaccaattatttaaaaattaagaaaagatGGCCACGTTGAAATCTGATTTAGACGATTATTTACTGCAAAATGAAAGCCGTCGAagttataaattcaatttaccCTTTTCGACGTCGAACTTTTTTACCAGAAGTAATGAAGAAACTCCTACTAGCACGAGTACTACAGCCTCTTGGTTTGAAGAAGTACAGAAGGAATATTTTACACTGGTAAGTcccataatatattaattccttaatactttgtttacatataataatgagGTCAGCCACAAGTaatgttttgataaaatatatcattgttTCAGAGTCGAACACAGCGGTTTATGGGCTTCGGTATCTGTTTATTCTTTGGCATCCTATGTTTCATTTTgtcatttttgtatatacctATTCTTCTACTACAAGCAAGGAAATTTGCATTGCTGTTTACTTTGGGAAgtctcttttttatttttaggtaagttaagtgaaataataaatttactatgcTATGAACAATTAACTTATATATCCCAATTCCTTTAGATGCTGGTTGTGATATTAGTAGTATAATGCAACAAAACCGAATGACTCATAAACCATTTTATTACATCAATGCAATGCTAAAACaagattgttaaaaaatatatttcattctattcatgaaaaaattgatattttaaactatttatgtcctataaaaaaactgtattaaacTGGAACAGGTTTGAATTTCACTTGAAACTAGaacaaaagtttatatatctctTCATCCATTCAATTTTAACATGCACTGCATTGTTTatgtaatgttattataaaagcaAGAAACAaacacttataatattttaaacagtttCAGTTTTCTCTGGGGGCCTTGGTCACACCTCAAATCTCTATTTTCAAAGGAGAAAGCATTAACAACATGTCTGTATGGCTCAACTCTAATTGCCACTTTGTATTGTGCATTGCACCTACAAAGTACACCATTGACAGTCATCTGTGCTGTGGGTCAAGTGCTGGCATTGCTTTGGATGATGATGGGGTCAATTCCGGGTGGCGCATCTGGAGCAAGATTATTTGGAAGCATGTTTAAATCATCTGTGTCCAACACACTCCCCATATaacacagattttttttgtttggaaTAGCTAATATGTTGGAAATCCAATTGCCTATTTCTTAGACATGCCATATGCCTAAATGCTGCggatttacataaaaattgatGCTAGTAATGTTACCTCTTTCATAGGTACTTAATACCTCGactgaatttataaaacttttcatGAATCTTATgatattgtaaacaaaactcttttttaactatttatcatgttttttacacaattacacataattgaatatattagTCTGTGGCTTgtgtgataataaaaattggtgCTGATGGCATTATAggatactttaatttaaattaatgtaaaaagcgcaattttttacttagtttttaaatcttttgtaATAAGTTAGTACTATTATTgcatatatatctattatgctcagtttaaaaaatgtataaaacatatcattataatggtaatattttgtttatttctttacaaattaaatgcatacttgttttttttcttattttaagtaatataataattaaaatgtacataACTATTGGtgatattcattaaaatcccCCAACAAATAAATCTAAGCAGTATGCAACAGCCAATAATGACAAATATGATAAACGGTAAATAATTTTcgataattgtaaaatattttaattaaaaccagAATCATACGAAATATcatgcttttaattttgatcTTTCCAAGTTACCATAGACTCCTTAGATACCAATCTTTAGGAATGCAACTTCTAAAATATCCTTTTATATAggatataatatgaaaaaatacatCAACTGCCTGAATTGCATGTGTCCGTGTTTGATTTTGATGAATTGGTAAGGgctgtttaaattatagagTAACCTACATACAATGTATATTGCTCTACTGCCATTAGTCTATTCTTTTTTCAAACTACTACATTAAAGGTAAGTAATTTCACCCTCTTACATTGCTTTTCATTGAGACGTTTGTTTCAGACGAGGGATTGACTTGCAATGTTTGCGACAGATCGTTTCCCTCACGTCGTCTGCTAAGCGACCACCAACAGAAAAAGAGGCACTTTGGGTAATTGAACTTTTGCTgcagtatatttaaaaaaagcagaCCTTCGTGGCATTTTAGCAAGTGTATGACTAGGTTcagatttaacaaaataatagtatcATTGGAAGGCAGTAATAACTTCGataaaaaaaacgataaaTGAAACATGCAGAATTGCACATCGAACTTGGAATGCAACTACTAAGGGTTTACCTAGTACATCTAGCTTCTTGATCAAAATCGGTTTTCTGTCGTTTTCAATGTGATAAAAAAAGCATAATTTGAagtattattgattatttaacatttaaattgcaGATGCAGCTCGTGCGACAGTCTATTTCCATCTCTGATGGCACTCGAGCACCACAAGGAAGAGTTCCAGCACTGGAGTGACGACTCTTGCTGTGACGCGTCGCGACACTCTTCTGACAGCGAGTCGGACGACTGTCGTGATGATGGTAGACTCATATAATGCCGCCATCTCATTATTGCCGGGGACAGGCCGCAGCACTTGGGcacttttgtttaataataactcCTAGTATGGAGTACCAAGATATGAGAAGAAGATAGTGCCAAATTTCAATAAAGTGCTAATTCCAACTGCTACTaaacaaagttaaaattactgtaaaattttaagtgcAATGAAACATCCAACAGCAGTCTCACAAAATTTATAGATTGTACTCTAGCCTCAAGAATTCCAAATTATGTGTACCAAATtgcactaaaaataattacaggaCAACAGGGCCTATTGTTCAaagcattaaaaatatcaataatagaaatatgtactaaatgttatatttaactgAAGATTTTACATATCAATGTTTAGGTGTTGCTTTCTGTGAAGTTATTCCCGGCAATAATGCATATAAACGCGTTTACGACTgatctgtaaatattataataggaGCTTGTGAACGTTTTGAATATAAGAAACTTGTTTATACAATTCGTTCACGACCTTAAAGTACTGTATATCTGCACTCGCCTTAGATCACCCATATTGTTTTTAGATATTAGACGCCACATTATTTTACCATATAGTCAGGCCTCACCGTTATAAGATAagcgtaaaataaataatactcaaatcattttaaatgaattatttataaagtaggCGCTgttcacatttatattttttaaggtgAGAGCAGTTTACTGTTTGTAGCAGTAGATACGTAATGACTGCatggtattaatttttttttacaccaGTTTAAAATGCTACGAATATTAACTAGAAAGGTATAGATTTTAAACAGGGCATATATACATGTCAGAGAACAaggtttcaaatatttttgtatagaaatatttctaactagattaaaattatgaatcatCTTATTAACCTCTTTTAACTAGTAATTAGAATGTCAAAATTTGGTAAATGTTGTAAATGTGTTGCCTTCACTAAATAGGAAATTTATCCATTTTCGTcgtaataagttttatttagaaaatcatAGAGAATAGCATAATGAagcaatattgtaaatatcaaTAGAACATGATATATCAAGGATGTATCAAACTGTATAATAGTTGTAGTGAATTATGTAACTTTGTACAAATAAACTGACCAGTGACatcttattcattttttttaatttccttgGCAAGCTGTTAGTCACATTAGTATTTTTAGGGCTCCTTTAGTcaacgtgttttttttttatgtaataggcaaacgggcaagaggctcacctgatgtgaagcgataccaccgcccatggacactcacattgccagaaggctcgcaagtgcgttgccggcctttcaagaattggtacgctcttttcttgaaggaccctaagtcgaattggttcggaaatacttcagtgggaatggtaaaaaaaaaactaaagttgaaaatatgtacagaaatgttatatttataggaGTCGAGGCGCGCGTAGCCTGCTTCGGCTCGGC containing:
- the LOC123711869 gene encoding D-aspartate oxidase, with the protein product MDKNAPKIAILGAGVVGLTVSKILQDDLRNADITIISDEFREKTVSDIAAGIFRPGLSFRGPTQEITKRWIDKSWYFWQDILKTREAEEAGVISVGSYIFSKENYHVTRNRLIEDIVPIYRAVDKDELKIVSEGWRYGSYFTTVKTGCDRYLPWIQKSFEAKGGKIITRKVESFSSLPKYDLVFNCTGMGAKYLCNDYDLVPIRGQVFKVKAPWLKTAFYGDYDAYIIPGQDGIATLGGVRQYDSYNTQVCKHDAAAIMERCVDLLPVLKDVEIVGQRVGLRPHRVPVRVESEMVNRLKVVHCYGHGGYGVMCAPGTAMDAVAIGLDQLRSSVRCKI
- the LOC123712229 gene encoding uncharacterized protein LOC123712229, which produces MLIVEVSHLIRKRFYVILRDTNHRHRLFSKQYSEIDSRPPRKNYNQLSSNEKLDNKQSEDIHIKEAEIDSDASSTDLDERDTRGVCPPCAHDRYNNNIRQTHDDFSDDTDYDEGLTCNVCDRSFPSRRLLSDHQQKKRHFGCSSCDSLFPSLMALEHHKEEFQHWSDDSCCDASRHSSDSESDDCRDDGRLI
- the LOC123711870 gene encoding protein transport protein sft2, producing MATLKSDLDDYLLQNESRRSYKFNLPFSTSNFFTRSNEETPTSTSTTASWFEEVQKEYFTLSRTQRFMGFGICLFFGILCFILSFLYIPILLLQARKFALLFTLGSLFFIFSFSFLWGPWSHLKSLFSKEKALTTCLYGSTLIATLYCALHLQSTPLTVICAVGQVLALLWMMMGSIPGGASGARLFGSMFKSSVSNTLPI